A genomic window from Fusarium oxysporum Fo47 chromosome VIII, complete sequence includes:
- a CDS encoding glycoside hydrolase superfamily, protein MARKTGLTVVVGLITAGLAPPVVNASPPGTKDVTAVLFEWNFDSVARECNNTIGPAGYGYVQVSPPAEHIQGPEWWTSYQPVSYRIAGRLGNRRSFRNMTDTCHRAGVKVIVDTVINHMSARSGTGTGGSSYSKYNYPGLYSFFDFDDCTSGVRDYSDRRNVQHCELLGLADLDTHEEYPRRAISGYMNDLLSLGVDGFRIDAAKHMAAGDLANIKSRLANPSAYWKQEVIYGAGEAVYPTEYIGNGDVQEFRYAYGLKRVFNNEKLAYLRNYGEGWGFMSSSIAAVFVDNHDTERNGATLSYKDNAKYTLANVFMLAYPYGATDVHSGYEFSDKNAGPPNNGAVNACWQDGWKCQHAWPEIIRMVAFRNAVRGQGLTNWWDNGNNAIGFGRGSMGYVAINHESSSVTHTYQTSLPAGTYCNVQSNTYVTVDSSGRFAATLSSNTALAIYVGKTSC, encoded by the coding sequence ATGGCACGCAAGACCGGCCTCACTGTAGTCGTAGGGCTGATAACCGCTGGCCTGGCCCCTCCTGTAGTCAATGCCTCCCCTCCTGGGACCAAGGACGTCACTGCTGTCCTTTTCGAGTGGAATTTCGACTCCGTCGCCAGGGAGtgcaacaacaccatcggTCCCGCCGGCTACGGATATGTCCAGGTCTCTCCGCCCGCCGAACACATCCAAGGCCCGGAGTGGTGGACCTCATACCAGCCCGTGTCGTACCGGATTGCCGGCCGCCTCGGCAACCGCAGGTCCTTCCGGAACATGACTGATACCTGTCACAGAGCCGGCGTTAAGGTCATCGTGGACACCGTCATTAACCACATGTCGGCCCGCAGTGGCACCGGCACCGGCGGCTCGTCGTACTCCAAGTATAACTACCCTGGCCTCTACtccttcttcgacttcgacGACTGCACCTCTGGCGTCAGGGACTACTCTGATCGTCGGAACGTCCAGCACTGCGAACTTCTCGGCCTGGCCGATCTGGACACCCATGAGGAGTACCCCCGGAGGGCCATATCCGGCTACATGAACGACCTGCTCAGTCTCGGCGTCGACGGCTTCCGCATCGACGCCGCCAAGCACATGGCGGCTGGAGACCTTGCCAACATCAAGTCCCGCCTGGCCAACCCGTCCGCGTACTGGAAGCAGGAGGTCATCTACGGCGCCGGGGAAGCCGTCTATCCTACCGAATACATCGGCAACGGCGACGTCCAGGAGTTCCGCTACGCCTACGGCCTTAAGCGCGTCTTTAACAACGAGAAGCTCGCCTATCTGAGGAACTATGGGGAGGGCTGGGGCTTTATGAGCAGCTCTATCGCCGCCGTCTTCGTTGACAACCACGACACCGAGCGCAACGGTGCCACTCTCAGTTACAAGGATAACGCCAAGTACACGCTGGCTAACGTCTTCATGCTCGCTTACCCCTACGGCGCCACGGATGTTCACTCGGGCTACGAGTTCTCCGACAAGAACGCCGGACCGCCTAATAACGGCGCTGTTAACGCCTGCTGGCAGGACGGCTGGAAATGCCAGCACGCTTGGCCGGAGATCATTCGCATGGTCGCCTTCCGCAACGCCGTCCGCGGCCAAGGGCTGACGAACTGGTGGGATAATGGCAATAACGCTATCGGCTTCGGACGGGGAAGCATGGGATATGTCGCCATCAACCACGAGTCGAGCTCAGTGACCCATACATACCAAACTTCACTGCCCGCGGGCACGTACTGCAATGTGCAGAGCAACACCTACGTGACGGTGGATTCGAGCGGCCGGTTCGCCGCCACCCTGAGCTCCAATACCGCGCTGGCTATCTACGTCGGGAAGACATCCTGTTGA